Proteins from one Mus pahari chromosome 10, PAHARI_EIJ_v1.1, whole genome shotgun sequence genomic window:
- the Mbd3l1 gene encoding methyl-CpG-binding domain protein 3-like 1, protein MGKTAQRKQYDCENPSKPCLSTSIPLRMSSYTFKRPVTKITSHLGNEVRYYQWEETLEKPEQACWQKRLQGLQAYSSAGELLSTSDLAKALEDLTPKDTDASASDTQATSIDPRPVLTRESSSHLAKMTPEAGPQILCKEFLVTEQDIINQERKVKIARERLAVALIAHKLASEMENVRGVKEDKRINIMLGRKYCR, encoded by the coding sequence ATGGGCAAGACTGCACAGAGGAAACAATATGACTGTGAGAACCCATCAAAGCCTTGTTTAAGTACTTCAATCCCCTTGAGAATGTCTAGTTATACATTCAAAAGGCCAGTCACTAAAATCACATCACATCTGGGCAATGAGGTAAGATACTATCAGTGGGAGGAGACCTTGGAGAAGCCAGAACAAGCCTGCTGGCAGAAGAGACTTCAAGGACTCCAAGCCTACAGCAGTGCAGGAGAACTTTTGAGCACTTCAGACCTTGCCAAGGCCTTGGAAGATCTTACACCAAAAGACACAGATGCCTCTGCTTCAGACACTCAAGCCACCAGCATTGACCCCAGACCCGTGCTCACCCGTGAGTCATCTTCACATTTGGCAAAGATGACTCCAGAAGCAGGCCCACAGATCCTTTGCAAAGAATTTCTGGTCACCGAACAGGATATTATCAACCAGGAAAGGAAAGTGAAAATAGCAAGAGAAAGACTGGCAGTGGCATTGATTGCACACAAGCTAGCAAGTGAGATGGAGAATGTGAGGGGGGTCAAGGAAGACAAACGTATAAACATAATGCTGGGGAGAAAATACTGCAGATGA